From Actinoplanes oblitus, a single genomic window includes:
- a CDS encoding NAD-glutamate dehydrogenase gives MPVADEAATDSDQTVPDSPGSGPGLALTGRLGASTESGELDEPLPNAERLVAQAVERAGEDHTTASLVDRFWRFAPDEELVGYTPEEMFTAAVEHRELARNRLPGELKLALTEPRGPQAHTVLRIVTDDMPFLVDSVIALLTAHNLQVYLMVHPLIVVRREPLGALSELEADVEPDDAIEGDLVESWIRIEIDPVRRADARDQLLNEVRRVLTDVREAVEDWPRMRQRALVIADELAAARGSDRRLPVPEKDVTDSIELLKWLAHDHFTFLGYREYRLDDGVLSAVHGTGLGILRGDSRPRRLDTMAPEAYERAMEKRLLVITKANSRATVHRSAYLDYISVKVFDSNGDVVGERRFLGLFSSSAYRTSVRELPVVKRKVTEVMDRSGLSPRGHSGKDLLQILETYPRDELFQIKTDDLYEAVIGVLRMAGRRQLRLFLRRDGYGRFISCLIYLPRDRFTTGNRLRMQEILLRELNGVGVDYTTRVTERMLARVHFIVRTDPADPPGQLDPNTLAEQLADATRMWDDDFSLVLERKLGDEPAKELFGRYAHAYPESYKNGHTPYEGMQDLAKLELLEEPGQLEMHLYRRRKLGPDGAPQPDEHDIRFKVYRFGEPMMLSAVLPVLHSLGVQVSDERPYEIRRDDGLIYLYDFGLRPPKVHRELAEVRPQVENAFASTWRGEAEVDGFNELVLRAGLTWRQVVVLRAYAKYLRQAGNVFSQRYVESTFIAYPEIARLLLELFEARFSPALQIGETERARRAGEVAGRITELLDQVDSLDQDRILRSYLTLIEATLRTSFYQRGADGRPKSYVAFKLNPEAIPDLPQPRPKYEIYVYSPRFEGVHLRFGAVARGGLRWSDRREDFRTEVLGLVKAQMVKNSVIVPVGAKGGFVLKQKPGDRDEAVECYKRFVTALMDVTDNILSGKIVPPKDVVRHDGDDPYLVVAADKGTATFSDIANEISVGKEFWLGDAFASGGSAGYDHKKMGITARGAWESVKKHFRDLGKDTQTEDFTVVGVGDMSGDVFGNGMLLSEHIKLVAAFDHRHIFLDPDPDPTVSYAERRRLFDLPRSSWADYDTKLISEGGGVYPRGAKSIPISPQVRTVLDLPASVTAVSPGELMRAILKAPVDLLFNGGIGTYVKAASESHADVGDKGNDAIRVNGTDLRVKVVGEGGNLGLTQRGRIEFARAGGRVFTDFIDNSAGVDCSDHEVNIKILLGGAVTDGELGLPERDELLAAMTDEVGALVLRDNYEQAMALGNARAQAHSLLPVHRRMLTTLEQRGELNRELEALPTDKELALRYENGEGLSAPEFAVLLAYVKISLEREVLADELVDEAWTNQVLHRYFPTPLRERYAARMAGHRLRREIISTALVNEVVNRGGTSFVFRAMEESGASAADVIRAFVVVRDVYGLAEIWKAAEALDNKVPTSAQTLALLETRRLLDRAVRWLVSTRRSPIDVVGEIAKLRPGVATLLPQLPQVLVGAERRSFEERVAMLAGKGVPDDLADAVSRVFYGFGLLDILETAAAIDRDVTEVAQVYFVLSERFGVDALLSHISRLPRGDRWQTLARMALRYDLYAALAALTAEVLQSTPESAAPEDRVSQWEQVNAASIARASNAMGDVDESPADLAALSVLLRQIRTLVKTSSAA, from the coding sequence ATGCCTGTCGCCGACGAGGCAGCGACCGATTCTGATCAGACCGTGCCCGACTCACCGGGTTCCGGACCCGGGCTGGCCCTCACCGGGCGGCTCGGTGCGTCCACCGAATCCGGCGAGCTCGACGAGCCGCTTCCGAACGCCGAGCGCCTGGTCGCTCAGGCGGTGGAGCGAGCCGGCGAGGACCACACCACCGCGTCGCTGGTCGACCGCTTCTGGCGGTTCGCCCCCGACGAGGAGCTGGTCGGGTACACCCCGGAGGAGATGTTCACGGCCGCGGTCGAGCACCGCGAGCTGGCCCGGAACAGGTTGCCCGGCGAGCTGAAGCTGGCCCTCACCGAGCCGCGTGGCCCGCAGGCGCACACCGTGCTGCGGATCGTCACCGACGACATGCCGTTCCTTGTCGACTCGGTGATCGCCCTGCTCACCGCCCACAACCTCCAGGTCTACCTGATGGTGCACCCGCTGATCGTGGTGCGCCGGGAGCCGCTGGGCGCGCTCAGCGAGCTGGAGGCGGACGTCGAGCCGGACGACGCCATCGAGGGCGACCTGGTGGAGAGCTGGATCCGGATCGAGATCGACCCGGTCCGCCGCGCCGACGCCCGCGACCAGCTGCTGAACGAGGTGCGCCGGGTGCTCACCGACGTGCGCGAGGCGGTCGAGGACTGGCCGCGGATGCGGCAGCGGGCCCTGGTCATCGCGGACGAGCTGGCCGCCGCCCGCGGGTCGGACCGGCGGTTGCCGGTCCCGGAGAAGGACGTCACCGACTCGATCGAGCTGCTCAAGTGGCTCGCGCACGACCACTTCACCTTCCTGGGCTACCGCGAGTACCGGCTGGACGACGGGGTCCTGAGCGCGGTGCACGGCACCGGCCTGGGCATCCTGCGCGGCGACAGCCGGCCGCGCCGGCTGGACACCATGGCGCCCGAGGCGTACGAGCGGGCCATGGAGAAGCGCCTCCTGGTGATCACCAAGGCGAACTCGCGGGCCACCGTGCACCGCTCCGCCTACCTCGACTACATCAGCGTCAAGGTCTTCGACAGCAACGGCGACGTGGTCGGCGAGCGGCGCTTCCTGGGCCTGTTCTCCAGCTCGGCCTACCGCACCAGCGTCCGGGAACTTCCGGTGGTCAAGCGCAAGGTGACCGAGGTGATGGACCGCTCCGGCCTGTCGCCGCGCGGCCACTCCGGCAAGGACCTGCTGCAGATCCTGGAGACCTACCCCCGCGACGAGCTCTTCCAGATCAAGACCGATGACCTGTACGAGGCGGTCATCGGCGTGCTGCGGATGGCCGGCCGCCGGCAGCTGCGCCTGTTCCTGCGCCGCGACGGGTACGGCCGGTTCATCTCGTGCCTGATCTACCTGCCCCGGGACCGGTTCACCACCGGCAACCGGCTGCGCATGCAGGAGATCCTGCTGCGCGAGCTGAACGGCGTCGGGGTGGACTACACCACCCGGGTGACCGAGCGGATGCTGGCCCGGGTGCACTTCATCGTGCGTACCGACCCGGCCGACCCGCCCGGTCAGCTGGACCCGAACACGCTGGCCGAGCAGCTGGCCGACGCCACCCGGATGTGGGACGACGACTTCTCCCTGGTCCTGGAGCGCAAGCTGGGCGACGAGCCGGCCAAGGAGCTGTTCGGGCGGTACGCCCACGCGTACCCGGAGAGCTACAAGAACGGGCACACGCCGTACGAGGGCATGCAGGACCTGGCCAAGCTGGAGCTGCTCGAGGAGCCCGGCCAGCTGGAGATGCACCTGTACCGGCGGCGCAAGCTCGGCCCGGACGGCGCGCCACAGCCGGACGAGCACGACATCCGCTTCAAGGTGTACCGGTTCGGCGAGCCGATGATGCTCTCCGCCGTGCTGCCGGTGCTGCACTCGCTCGGCGTGCAGGTCAGCGACGAGCGGCCGTACGAGATCCGGCGCGACGACGGACTGATCTATCTGTACGACTTCGGCCTGCGCCCGCCGAAGGTGCACCGCGAGCTGGCCGAGGTGCGCCCGCAGGTGGAGAACGCGTTCGCGTCCACCTGGCGGGGCGAGGCCGAGGTGGACGGGTTCAACGAGCTCGTGCTGCGGGCGGGGCTGACCTGGCGGCAGGTGGTGGTGCTGCGGGCGTACGCGAAATATCTGCGCCAGGCCGGGAACGTCTTCTCCCAGCGGTACGTGGAGTCGACCTTCATCGCCTACCCGGAGATCGCGCGGCTGTTGCTGGAGCTCTTCGAGGCCCGCTTCTCGCCGGCGCTGCAGATCGGCGAGACGGAACGGGCCCGGCGGGCGGGCGAGGTGGCCGGCCGGATCACCGAGCTGCTCGACCAGGTGGACAGCCTGGACCAGGACCGGATCCTGCGGTCCTACCTGACGCTGATCGAGGCGACCCTGCGGACCAGCTTCTACCAGCGCGGCGCCGACGGGCGGCCGAAGTCCTACGTGGCGTTCAAGCTGAACCCGGAGGCCATCCCGGACCTGCCGCAGCCCCGCCCGAAGTACGAGATCTACGTCTACTCGCCGCGCTTCGAGGGCGTGCACCTGCGCTTCGGCGCCGTCGCCCGGGGCGGCCTGCGCTGGTCGGACCGGCGCGAGGACTTCCGCACCGAGGTGCTCGGCCTGGTGAAAGCCCAGATGGTGAAGAACTCGGTGATCGTGCCGGTGGGTGCCAAGGGCGGCTTCGTGCTCAAGCAGAAGCCGGGCGACCGGGACGAGGCGGTGGAGTGCTACAAGCGTTTCGTCACCGCGCTGATGGACGTCACCGACAACATCCTGAGCGGCAAGATCGTGCCGCCGAAGGACGTGGTGCGCCACGACGGCGACGACCCGTACCTGGTGGTGGCCGCGGACAAGGGCACCGCGACGTTCAGCGACATCGCTAACGAGATCTCGGTCGGCAAGGAGTTCTGGCTCGGCGACGCGTTCGCCAGCGGCGGCTCCGCCGGTTACGACCACAAGAAGATGGGGATCACCGCCCGCGGCGCCTGGGAGTCGGTCAAGAAGCACTTCCGCGACCTGGGCAAGGACACCCAGACCGAGGACTTCACGGTGGTCGGCGTGGGTGACATGTCCGGCGACGTCTTCGGCAACGGCATGCTGTTGTCCGAGCACATCAAACTGGTGGCCGCCTTCGACCACCGGCACATCTTCCTCGATCCCGACCCGGACCCCACCGTTTCGTACGCCGAACGCCGGCGCCTGTTCGACCTGCCGCGCTCGTCCTGGGCCGACTACGACACCAAGCTGATCAGCGAGGGCGGCGGGGTGTACCCGCGCGGCGCCAAGTCGATCCCGATCAGCCCGCAGGTGCGTACCGTGCTGGACCTGCCCGCGTCGGTCACCGCGGTCAGCCCCGGCGAGCTGATGCGGGCCATCCTCAAGGCGCCGGTGGATCTGCTCTTCAACGGCGGCATCGGCACCTACGTGAAAGCCGCCTCCGAGTCGCACGCCGACGTCGGCGACAAGGGCAACGACGCGATCCGGGTGAACGGGACGGACCTGCGGGTCAAGGTGGTCGGCGAGGGTGGCAACCTGGGCCTGACCCAGCGTGGCCGGATCGAGTTCGCCAGGGCCGGCGGCCGGGTGTTCACCGACTTCATCGACAACTCGGCCGGCGTGGACTGCTCCGACCACGAGGTCAACATCAAGATCCTGCTCGGCGGGGCGGTCACCGACGGCGAGCTCGGGCTGCCCGAGCGGGACGAGCTGCTGGCGGCGATGACCGACGAGGTCGGCGCGCTGGTGCTGCGGGACAACTACGAGCAGGCGATGGCGCTGGGCAACGCGCGGGCGCAGGCCCACTCGCTGCTGCCGGTGCACCGGCGGATGCTCACCACGCTGGAGCAGCGCGGCGAGCTGAACCGCGAGCTGGAGGCGCTGCCCACCGACAAGGAGCTGGCTCTTCGGTACGAGAACGGGGAGGGGCTCAGCGCGCCGGAGTTCGCGGTGCTGCTCGCGTACGTGAAGATCAGCCTCGAGCGGGAGGTGCTCGCCGACGAGCTGGTCGACGAGGCGTGGACCAACCAGGTGCTGCACCGGTACTTCCCGACGCCGCTGCGGGAGCGCTACGCCGCGCGGATGGCCGGGCACCGCCTGCGCCGGGAGATCATCTCGACGGCGCTGGTCAACGAGGTGGTCAACCGGGGTGGCACGTCGTTCGTCTTCCGGGCCATGGAGGAGAGTGGGGCGTCCGCCGCCGACGTGATCCGGGCCTTCGTGGTGGTCCGGGACGTCTACGGGCTGGCCGAGATCTGGAAGGCCGCCGAGGCGCTGGACAACAAGGTGCCGACGTCGGCGCAGACGCTGGCCCTGCTGGAGACCCGGCGGCTGCTCGACCGGGCGGTCCGCTGGCTGGTCAGTACGCGGCGCTCGCCGATCGACGTGGTCGGTGAGATCGCCAAGCTGCGTCCCGGGGTGGCCACCCTGCTGCCACAGCTGCCGCAGGTGCTGGTCGGCGCGGAACGCCGGTCGTTCGAGGAACGTGTCGCCATGCTGGCGGGCAAGGGCGTACCGGACGATCTGGCCGACGCGGTGAGCCGGGTGTTCTACGGCTTCGGCCTGCTGGACATCCTGGAGACGGCGGCCGCCATCGACCGGGACGTGACGGAGGTGGCGCAGGTCTACTTCGTGCTCTCCGAGCGGTTCGGCGTGGACGCGCTGCTGTCGCACATCTCCCGCCTCCCGCGCGGCGACCGGTGGCAGACCCTGGCCCGGATGGCCCTCCGCTACGACCTGTACGCGGCGCTGGCCGCGCTCACCGCGGAGGTGCTGCAGTCGACGCCGGAGTCGGCGGCCCCGGAGGACCGGGTGTCCCAGTGGGAGCAGGTCAACGCCGCGTCGATCGCCCGCGCGTCCAACGCGATGGGCGACGTGGACGAGTCGCCGGCCGACCTGGCGGCTCTGTCGGTCCTGCTCCGCCAGATCCGCACGCTGGTGAAGACCTCGTCCGCGGCCTGA
- a CDS encoding penicillin-binding transpeptidase domain-containing protein, with protein MRRATVGLTTLLLLSTAGLAGCSEDEPQDTVVDFLNGWKSGDLSKVGFVTAAGGKIAAADVLTGIQGFYGDLKDQPLTVSVAGDPKVAGDIATTPIDVRWTLPGNVVWDYKSSVRMTKQSGDGWQVIWEPAVLSPELEEGEKFRLRRVPAQRGTILDASGKALVGPQKVVIIGVSPEKIKDLPSLSKSLIAAFKRVGVDVDLKDLKDRVTKADPGAFLDLVILRRADYDKIRSTVRPLPGTVFREETRQLGPTRAFARALLGTADAATKEDLEKRPEELVAGDVVGHGGLQEKYDQRLRGAPGLSVVVSAEAADESTEEKPIFTSKPVDGKDLKITIDTATQNAADRALAKEKRPSSMVALRISDGAVLAVANGPEAGGVNTALTGQVPPGSTYKMVSAYGLLSSGKVAADTVVECPKTRAVEGRTFKNSHDEALGKVPFHVDFAKSCNTAFVGLAPQLGADGLGQASRTLGIGGDWNIGVDAFTGKVSDGASPAELAAATFGQGSTAVSPISMAVATAAVAKGGLQPPKLVLDPAPATAGSTGTLDAKAVAALRSMMREVVTGGTGTALKGVPGGAVYGKTGTAEFADDSDETHSWFIGYQGDVAFAVMVQKGGAGSEAAVPIVKNFLTTLAG; from the coding sequence ATGCGCCGCGCCACCGTCGGATTGACCACGCTGCTCCTGCTGTCCACAGCGGGGCTGGCCGGGTGCTCCGAGGACGAGCCGCAGGACACCGTCGTCGACTTCCTCAACGGGTGGAAGAGCGGCGATCTCAGCAAGGTGGGCTTCGTCACGGCCGCCGGCGGCAAGATCGCCGCGGCCGACGTGCTGACCGGCATCCAGGGCTTCTACGGCGACCTCAAGGACCAGCCGCTCACCGTCTCGGTGGCCGGCGACCCCAAGGTGGCCGGCGACATCGCCACCACCCCGATCGACGTGCGCTGGACCCTGCCCGGCAACGTGGTGTGGGACTACAAGTCCAGCGTCCGGATGACCAAGCAGAGCGGCGACGGCTGGCAGGTGATCTGGGAGCCGGCCGTGCTGAGCCCCGAGCTGGAGGAGGGCGAGAAGTTCCGGCTGCGCCGGGTGCCCGCCCAGCGCGGCACGATCCTGGACGCGAGCGGCAAGGCGCTGGTCGGCCCGCAGAAGGTGGTGATCATCGGGGTCAGCCCGGAGAAGATCAAGGATCTGCCGTCGCTGTCCAAGTCGCTGATCGCCGCGTTCAAGCGGGTCGGCGTCGACGTCGACCTCAAGGACCTCAAGGACCGGGTCACCAAGGCCGATCCGGGCGCCTTCCTCGATCTGGTCATCCTGCGCCGGGCCGACTACGACAAGATCAGATCTACGGTACGCCCGTTGCCCGGCACCGTGTTCCGCGAGGAGACGCGTCAGCTCGGCCCGACGCGCGCGTTCGCCCGGGCGCTGCTCGGCACCGCCGACGCGGCCACCAAGGAGGACCTCGAGAAGCGCCCCGAGGAGCTGGTCGCCGGCGACGTCGTCGGGCACGGCGGGCTCCAGGAGAAGTACGACCAGCGGCTGCGTGGCGCTCCCGGACTGTCGGTGGTGGTCTCCGCCGAGGCCGCCGACGAGTCGACCGAGGAGAAGCCGATCTTCACGTCCAAGCCGGTGGACGGCAAGGACCTCAAGATCACCATCGACACCGCCACCCAGAACGCCGCCGACCGGGCGCTCGCCAAGGAGAAACGGCCCAGCTCGATGGTGGCGCTGCGGATCAGCGACGGCGCGGTGCTCGCGGTGGCGAACGGGCCGGAGGCGGGCGGGGTGAACACCGCGCTGACCGGCCAGGTGCCGCCCGGCTCGACATACAAGATGGTGTCGGCGTACGGGTTGCTGTCGTCCGGGAAGGTCGCCGCGGACACCGTGGTGGAGTGCCCGAAGACCCGGGCGGTCGAGGGGCGTACCTTCAAGAACTCGCACGACGAGGCACTCGGCAAGGTCCCGTTCCACGTCGACTTCGCCAAATCCTGCAACACCGCCTTCGTCGGCCTGGCGCCGCAGCTGGGCGCGGACGGCCTCGGGCAGGCGTCCCGCACGCTGGGCATCGGCGGCGACTGGAACATCGGGGTCGACGCGTTCACCGGGAAGGTCTCCGACGGCGCGAGCCCGGCCGAGCTGGCCGCCGCCACCTTCGGCCAGGGCAGCACCGCGGTCAGCCCGATCTCGATGGCGGTCGCCACCGCCGCCGTGGCCAAGGGCGGCCTCCAGCCGCCCAAGCTGGTGCTCGACCCGGCCCCGGCCACCGCCGGCAGCACCGGCACGCTGGACGCGAAGGCGGTGGCGGCGCTGCGGTCGATGATGCGCGAGGTGGTCACCGGCGGCACCGGCACCGCGCTGAAGGGCGTCCCGGGCGGCGCGGTTTACGGCAAGACCGGCACCGCCGAGTTCGCCGACGACTCGGACGAGACGCACTCCTGGTTCATCGGGTACCAGGGCGACGTGGCCTTCGCGGTGATGGTGCAGAAGGGCGGGGCCGGCTCCGAGGCGGCCGTCCCGATCG